In a genomic window of Callithrix jacchus isolate 240 chromosome 22, calJac240_pri, whole genome shotgun sequence:
- the GNG8 gene encoding guanine nucleotide-binding protein G(I)/G(S)/G(O) subunit gamma-8 — MSNNMAKIAEARKTVEQLKLEVNIDRMKVSQAAAELLAFCETHAKDDPLVTPVPAAENPFRDKRLFCVLL, encoded by the exons ATGTCCAACAACATGGCCAAGATTGCCGAGGCCCGCAAGACGGTGGAACAGCTGAAGCTGGAGGTGAACATCGACCGCATGAAG GTGTCGCAGGCAGCGGCTGAACTCCTGGCTTTCTGCGAGACGCACGCAAAAGACGACCCGCTGGTGACGCCAGTGCCTGCGGCAGAAAACCCCTTTCGCGACAAGCGCCTCTTTTGCGTTCTGCTCTGA
- the DACT3 gene encoding dapper homolog 3 isoform X2, which yields MKSCYAVHAGLQLLGSSYPPASASQSTGITDEALPGLVWDLGQQLGDLSLESGGLEQESGRSSGFYEDPSSTGGPDSPPSTFCGDSGFSGSSSYGRLGPSEPRGIYASERPKSLGDASPSAPEVVGARAAVPRSFSAPYPTAGGSAGPEACSSAERRARAGPFLTPSPLHAVALRSPRPCGRPHTNSPDAGGAGRPLDGYISALLRRRRRRGAGQPRTSPGGADGGPRRQNSLRQRPPDASPPPGSARPAREPSMERVGGLPTSPAALSRAWASPWESEAAPEPAAPPAAPSPPDSPAEGRLVKAQYIPGAQAATRGLPGRAARRKPPPLTRGRSVEQSPPRERPRAAGRRGRMTEASGRRGSPRARKASRSQSETSLLGRAASVPSGPPKYPTAEREDPRPPRPRRGPAPTLAAQAAGSCRRWRSTAEIDAADGRRVRPRAPAGRVPGPSPSPSAPQRRLLYGCAGSDSECSAGRLGPLGRRGPAGGVGGGYGESESSASEGESPAFSSASSDSDGSGGLVWPQQLVAATAASGPGGGAGAGAPAGPAKVFVKIKASHALKKKILRFRSGSLKVMTTV from the exons atGAAGTCTTGCTACGCTGTTcacgctggtctccaactcctgggctcaagctatcctcctgcctcagcctctcaaagcactgggattacagat GAAGCCCTGCCTGGGCTCGTCTGGGACCTGGGACAGCAGCTGGGAGACCTGAGCCTGGAGTCTGGGGGCCTGGAACAGGAGAGCGGGCGCAGCTCGG GCTTCTATGAAGATCCCAGCTCTACAGGAGGCCCAGATTCACCGCCCTCAACCTTCTGTGGGGACAGCGGCTTCTCCGGATCCAGCTCCTATGGTCGCCTGGGTCCCTCTGAGCCCCGGGGCATCTATGCCAGTGAGAGACCCAAGTCCCTAG GAGACGCCAGTCCCAGCGCTCCGGAGGTGGTGGGCGCGCGGGCAGCGGTGCCGCGGTCCTTCTCAGCACCCTACCCGACGGCAGGGGGGTCCGCCGGGCCGGAAGCCTGCTCCTCGGCGGAACGGCGGGCCCGCGCGGGGCCCTTTCTGACGCCCAGCCCACTGCACGCTGTGGCGCTGCGCAGCCCACGGCCCTGCGGCCGCCCTCACACCAACTCACCAGACGCGGGGGGCGCAGGGCGGCCCCTGGACGGCTACATCTCGGCGCTCCTGCGCAGGCGCCGCCGCCGGGGGGCGGGCCAGCCCCGGACCAGTCCCGGGGGCGCGGACGGCGGCCCACGGCGCCAGAACAGCTTGCGCCAGAGGCCGCCCGATGCGTCTCCGCCCCCCGGCAGCGCGCGGCCCGCGCGGGAGCCCTCGATGGAGCGCGTCGGGGGCCTTCCCACCAGCCCCGCCGCCTTGAGCCGCGCCTGGGCGTCGCCGTGGGAGTCAGAGGCCGCACCCGAGCCCGCCGCGCCGCCCGCCGCCCCGTCACCCCCCGACAGCCCGGCTGAGGGCCGCCTAGTGAAGGCGCAGTACATTCCTGGCGCGCAGGCGGCCACCCGAGGCCTCCCTGGCCGTGCCGCCCGCCGCAAGCCGCCGCCACTGACCCGCGGCCGCAGCGTGGAGCAGTCACCACCCCGGGAGCGTCCCCGGGCCGCCGGCCGCCGTGGACGCATGACCGAGGCCTCGGGCCGCCGGGGCTCGCCCAGGGCGCGCAAGGCCTCGCGCTCCCAATCCGAGACCAGCCTGCTGGGCCGCGCCGCCTCGGTGCCGTCGGGGCCCCCCAAATACCCCACGGCGGAGCGGGAAGATCCTCGGCCGCCACGGCCCCGTCGCGGCCCAGCGCCCACGCTGGCGGCCCAAGCCGCAGGGTCCTGCCGTCGCTGGCGCTCCACGGCGGAGATCGACGCTGCCGACGGGCGCCGCGTGCGGCCCCGAGCCCCTGCAGGGCGCGTTCCCGGCCCCAGCCCATCCCCGTCAGCTCCCCAGCGCCGTCTGCTGTACGGCTGCGCAGGCAGCGACTCCGAATGCTCCGCTGGGCGCCTGGGGCCCCTGGGACGCCGGGGTCCCGCAGGAGGCGTCGGCGGAGGTTATGGGGAGAGCGAATCGAGTGCCAGCGAGGGCGAGTCGCCCGCCTTCAGCTCCGCCTCCAGCGACTCAGACGGCAGCGGTGGCCTCGTGTGGCCGCAGCAGCTGGTGGCGGCCACCGCGGCCTCCGGGCCAGGGGGCGGAGCAGGTGCAGGGGCGCCCGCGGGTCCCGCCAAAGTTTTCGTGAAGATCAAGGCTTCCCACGCGCTCAAGAAAAAGATACTGCGTTTCCGTTCGGGTTCTCTTAAGGTCATGACTACAGTGTGA
- the DACT3 gene encoding dapper homolog 3 isoform X1, producing MIRAFSFPVSPERGRLRGWLEGSLAGLCELHWLRERQEYRVQQALRLAQPGMGGAEAEDEEDADEDEDAAAARRAAAALEEQLEALPGLVWDLGQQLGDLSLESGGLEQESGRSSGFYEDPSSTGGPDSPPSTFCGDSGFSGSSSYGRLGPSEPRGIYASERPKSLGDASPSAPEVVGARAAVPRSFSAPYPTAGGSAGPEACSSAERRARAGPFLTPSPLHAVALRSPRPCGRPHTNSPDAGGAGRPLDGYISALLRRRRRRGAGQPRTSPGGADGGPRRQNSLRQRPPDASPPPGSARPAREPSMERVGGLPTSPAALSRAWASPWESEAAPEPAAPPAAPSPPDSPAEGRLVKAQYIPGAQAATRGLPGRAARRKPPPLTRGRSVEQSPPRERPRAAGRRGRMTEASGRRGSPRARKASRSQSETSLLGRAASVPSGPPKYPTAEREDPRPPRPRRGPAPTLAAQAAGSCRRWRSTAEIDAADGRRVRPRAPAGRVPGPSPSPSAPQRRLLYGCAGSDSECSAGRLGPLGRRGPAGGVGGGYGESESSASEGESPAFSSASSDSDGSGGLVWPQQLVAATAASGPGGGAGAGAPAGPAKVFVKIKASHALKKKILRFRSGSLKVMTTV from the exons ATGATCCGGGCCTTCTCGTTCCCGGTGAGCCCCGAACGGGGTCGGCTGCGGGGCTGGCTGGAGGGTAGCCTGGCCGGGCTCTGCGAGTTGCACTGGCTCCGGGAGAGGCAGGAGTACCGCGTGCAGCAGGCGCTGCGGCTGGCCCAGCCTGGAATGGGGGGCGCCGAGGCCGAGGACGAGGAGGACGCCGATGAGGATGAAGATGCGGCGGCGGCGCGCCGGGCCGCAGCGGCCCTGGAGGAGCAGCTG GAAGCCCTGCCTGGGCTCGTCTGGGACCTGGGACAGCAGCTGGGAGACCTGAGCCTGGAGTCTGGGGGCCTGGAACAGGAGAGCGGGCGCAGCTCGG GCTTCTATGAAGATCCCAGCTCTACAGGAGGCCCAGATTCACCGCCCTCAACCTTCTGTGGGGACAGCGGCTTCTCCGGATCCAGCTCCTATGGTCGCCTGGGTCCCTCTGAGCCCCGGGGCATCTATGCCAGTGAGAGACCCAAGTCCCTAG GAGACGCCAGTCCCAGCGCTCCGGAGGTGGTGGGCGCGCGGGCAGCGGTGCCGCGGTCCTTCTCAGCACCCTACCCGACGGCAGGGGGGTCCGCCGGGCCGGAAGCCTGCTCCTCGGCGGAACGGCGGGCCCGCGCGGGGCCCTTTCTGACGCCCAGCCCACTGCACGCTGTGGCGCTGCGCAGCCCACGGCCCTGCGGCCGCCCTCACACCAACTCACCAGACGCGGGGGGCGCAGGGCGGCCCCTGGACGGCTACATCTCGGCGCTCCTGCGCAGGCGCCGCCGCCGGGGGGCGGGCCAGCCCCGGACCAGTCCCGGGGGCGCGGACGGCGGCCCACGGCGCCAGAACAGCTTGCGCCAGAGGCCGCCCGATGCGTCTCCGCCCCCCGGCAGCGCGCGGCCCGCGCGGGAGCCCTCGATGGAGCGCGTCGGGGGCCTTCCCACCAGCCCCGCCGCCTTGAGCCGCGCCTGGGCGTCGCCGTGGGAGTCAGAGGCCGCACCCGAGCCCGCCGCGCCGCCCGCCGCCCCGTCACCCCCCGACAGCCCGGCTGAGGGCCGCCTAGTGAAGGCGCAGTACATTCCTGGCGCGCAGGCGGCCACCCGAGGCCTCCCTGGCCGTGCCGCCCGCCGCAAGCCGCCGCCACTGACCCGCGGCCGCAGCGTGGAGCAGTCACCACCCCGGGAGCGTCCCCGGGCCGCCGGCCGCCGTGGACGCATGACCGAGGCCTCGGGCCGCCGGGGCTCGCCCAGGGCGCGCAAGGCCTCGCGCTCCCAATCCGAGACCAGCCTGCTGGGCCGCGCCGCCTCGGTGCCGTCGGGGCCCCCCAAATACCCCACGGCGGAGCGGGAAGATCCTCGGCCGCCACGGCCCCGTCGCGGCCCAGCGCCCACGCTGGCGGCCCAAGCCGCAGGGTCCTGCCGTCGCTGGCGCTCCACGGCGGAGATCGACGCTGCCGACGGGCGCCGCGTGCGGCCCCGAGCCCCTGCAGGGCGCGTTCCCGGCCCCAGCCCATCCCCGTCAGCTCCCCAGCGCCGTCTGCTGTACGGCTGCGCAGGCAGCGACTCCGAATGCTCCGCTGGGCGCCTGGGGCCCCTGGGACGCCGGGGTCCCGCAGGAGGCGTCGGCGGAGGTTATGGGGAGAGCGAATCGAGTGCCAGCGAGGGCGAGTCGCCCGCCTTCAGCTCCGCCTCCAGCGACTCAGACGGCAGCGGTGGCCTCGTGTGGCCGCAGCAGCTGGTGGCGGCCACCGCGGCCTCCGGGCCAGGGGGCGGAGCAGGTGCAGGGGCGCCCGCGGGTCCCGCCAAAGTTTTCGTGAAGATCAAGGCTTCCCACGCGCTCAAGAAAAAGATACTGCGTTTCCGTTCGGGTTCTCTTAAGGTCATGACTACAGTGTGA